The genomic region ATCGCATGAAACATGTCCCGGAGGTTGCCGGCGACGGTGATGCCATCGACCGGATACGCAGCCTCGCCGTCCTCGATCCAGAACCCGGCCGCGCCCCGTGAATAATCGCCGGTGATGCTGTTCACGCCCTGCCCCATCAGCTCGGTCACCAGCAGCCCCCGGCCCATGCCGCGAAGCACGTCGTCGAGACCACCGGCGTTGGCGGCCACTTCGAGATTGTGCACGCCACCGGCATTGCCGGTGGTCCGCAGGCCGAGCCGGCGCGCGGAGTAGCTGCCGAGAATGTAGCGTTGCAGCACTCCCCCCTCGACCAGCGCCGACTCGCGCGTGGCCACACCCTCGGCATCGAAGCTGGCCGAGCGGAAACCGCGCGGCATGAACGGGCGTTCCTGGATCGCGAACCAGTCCGGGAACAGTTGCGTGCCGGCGCTGTCGAGCAGGAAGCTGGCGCGACGGTAAAGCGCGCCGCCGGACACCGCGCCGAGCAGGTGGCCGACCAGTGAACGCGCCATCTCGGCCGAAAACAGCACCGGATAGCTGCCGGTCGCCAGCTGGCGCGGCGCCAGCCTCGACACCGCGCGCTCGGCCGCGCGCTTGCCGATCGCCGCGGGATCTTCCAGATCCTCGGCAGCCAGGGCGATGCTGTACCAGCCGTCGCGCTGCATCGCATCGCCTTTGCCGGCGATGAAGGCGCAGCCGAGGCTGTGCTGGCTGCTGCGCTCGCGGCCGATGAAGCCATGCGAATTGGCGTACACGCCGAGGCTGGTGCCGGTACCGAGCGAGGCGCCATCGGAGTTGTCGATCCGCGCATCGAAATCGCGGCCGGCCTGCTCGACCGCCAGCGCCAGGTCGATCGCGCGCTGCGGCTCGTGCTCGACCGCCCACGGGTGCCAGCCATCGAACTCGCGAATGTCGCTGGCCATCAGCTCCCGATCGGCAAGCCCGGCCGCCTCGTCGTCTTCGGTATGACGGGCGATCGCGCAGGCCTGCTCGACGGTCGCCTGCAAGCTCTCCTCGCGCAGGTCGGCGGTGCTGGCGCTGCCCTTGCGCTTGCCGAAATAGACGGTGACCGCGACGCTCCGGTCACGCGAAGCCTCGACTGTCTCCACCTCGCCCATCCGCACCCCGACGGTAAGCCCGCTTTCCTCGTTGCAGGAAACCTCGGCCTGGCTTGCACCGCTGGTGCGGCATCGGTCGAGCAGGCGCTGCGAGAGCTCGGAGAGCGCGTCGAGACGGGCCTGTGAATCGTCGGTAGAGGTGGTGATCTGGCTCAATGGCTTATCCTAGTGACCGTCATCCCGAGACCGCAGGCCGAGGGATTTGTTTTTACCCGTGCATCGCTCACAGCAGATTCCTCGCTACGCTCGGAATGACGCTGGGTGGCGACTGCCCGGAATGACATTGGAAAGTGACCGATGCGCGGCATAGACGAAGAATCCGGTGAGTACCTCGGCCCCAGTCGCAGCCAGAAACGCCGCGAGGCGCTGGACGTGTTGGAGCTGGGCGCAAAGCTGGCCGAACTGAGCGACGCCCAGCTCGACCGCCTGCCGGTGCCCGAGTCGCTGCTGCCGCATATCCGCGAGACCCGTCGCATCACCTCGCACATCGCCCGCAAGCGCCAGCTGGCCTTCCTGGCCAAGCAGATGCGGCGCGAGGACGAAGAGACGCTGGACGCACTTCGCGACGCGCTGGACAAGGATGGCGAAGCGGCGCGGCGCGAGGTCGCGGCGATGCACCGCGTCGAGACCTGGCGCGAACGCCTCCTTGCCGAAGGCGATCCCGCGCTGGCGCAACTGCTCGACGAGCATCCGGCTGCCGACCGTCAGCGTCTGCGTCAGCTGGTCCGCAACGCGCTGGAAGAGCGCAAGCGCAACAAGCCGCCGCGGGCGTTCCGGGAGTTGTTCCGGGAACTCAAGACGCTGTTGACTACGGGCGAAAGCGAATCGCCCAATGCTTCCGCCGACGACCTGCTCGCCGACAGCGAATAGTCCTGAAGCCGTCATTCGCGGGAATGACGGGCACGAACGGCGCGTGTACTTCATCACGTCCGCGAAGGTCACGCCTGCGTGCCACCCACCGTCAGTCCATCGATCAGCAACGAAGGCTGACCGACGCCGACGGGGACGCTCTGGCCGTCCTTGCCGCAGACGCCGACGCCCTCGTCGAGCGCCAGGTCGTGGCCGACCATCTTCACCTTCTGCATCGTCTCCGGGCCGTTGCCGATCAGGGTCGCACCCTTGACCGGCGCGGTAATCCTGCCGTCCTCGATCAAGTAGGCCTCTGTCGCCGAGAACACGTACTTGCCGCTGGTGATGTCGACCTGGCCGCCACCGAAACTGACCGCGTACAGGCCTTTCTTCACCGAGCGGATCATCTCTTCCGGATCGTGCTTGCCGGCGAGCATGTAGGTGTTGGTCATGCGCGGCATCGGCAAATGCGCGAACGATTCGCGGCGGCCGTTGCCGGTCGGCGCCATGCCCATCAGGCGCGCATTGAGGGCGTCCTGCATGTAACCGACCAGCACGCCGTCCTCGATCAGCGTGGTGCAGTTCGTCGGCGTTCCCTCGTCATCGATGTTGAGCGACCCTCGGCGGCCCTCCAGCGTGCCGTCGTCGACGATGGTCACGCCCGGCGATGCCACGCGCTGGCCCATGCGGCCAGCATAGGTGCTGGTGCCCTTGCGGTTGAAGTCGCCCTCCAGGCCGTGGCCGACTGCCTCGTGCAGCAGCACGCCAGGCCAGCCCGGGCCGAGCACCACCGGCATCATGCCCGCCGGGGCGTCGATCGCTTCCAGATTCACCAGCGCCTGCCGCAGCGCCTCACGCGCGAACTGCTCGGGTTTGCCGGATTCGAGCAGTTCGGCATAACCGTAGCGTCCGCCGCCGCCGGCGTAGCCACTCTCGCGGCGGCCGTCCTGCTCGACGATGACCTGCACGTTGAGCCGCACCAGCGGGCGCACGTCAGCAGCGAGCACGCCGTCGCTGCGCGCGACCAGCACGGTGTCGATCACACCGGACAGGTCGACCATCACCTGCTGCACGCGCGGATCGGCCGCGCGCAGCAGTTTGTCGACCCGGCGCAGCGCCTCGACCTTGGCCTCGTTGGCGTAGCCGTCGATCGGATCCTCCGGTGCATAGAGGCTGCGGCCGCCGCCGCGCGACAGCGCCTGCGCGCCTATCACGCGGCCATCGCGCGCGATCGCACGCGCCGAGGACGCCGCCTCGATCAAGGCTTGCCCATTGATCTCGTCCGAGTAGGCGAAACCGGTCTTCTCGCCGCTGATCGCACGCACGCCGACGCCCTGCTCGATCGAATGCGCACCGTCCTTGACGATGCCGTCCTCGACCGACCAGCTCTCGCGTCGGCTGTGCTGGAAGTACAGGTCGCCGAAATCCACGCCCGGCCCGAGCAGGGTGCCGAAGGCGCGTTCAAGGCCGCCGGTATCGAGTCCGGCCGGCAGCAGGAGGCGGGATTCGGCGAGTTGCAGGTGATGGGTCATCGGTTCGGGGCTTGGGTCCGGGAAGATAGGATGGGTGCCACAACGTCCCCGATCAACCCGCCGGCACCTCGACCACGGTCGATGCACGGCCCTGTTCGCGGGTCTGCACCTCGACCTTGGGGTCCTTCCACGGGCCGGTGACCCGGTAGGTTTTCGCGGCCACCTGCCCCAATGGCTTCTCCAGCACCACGTTGGCGGCCGCGCCGATCGCCGCGCCCATCGGGCCGCCGGCAAGCGCACCGACCGCGGTCAGCAGGTTGCCGGCCTTGGGCCGGACCTCGATGGTCTGATCGAACTGTTCGCCGCGCAGGTCGGTGGTACCTCGGATCGCAATCGCCGCCGAGGGGCCGTCGATCAGCAGCCCATCGCTGCGGGCCTGGCCGTCATCGAACATCACGCTGCCGCCGGCCTGGTTGAAGGCGAAACCCTTGTTGAAGAAGTCGCCGAAGTCCAGCATCAGGCGGCGCGGCAACTGGGCGATACTGAGCAGGCCGAGTACGCGGCCGGCGCCGGGTTCGACCTCCAGCAGCTGACCGTCGCGGACAGCCACTGTCAGGCGGCCGTCGAGCGCGGCGGCCGAGAACGCGGCGGGGTTGCCGGGCCAGGTGCCAGCGAAATTCAGCTTGCCCTTGCCGTCTCCGATGCGGCCTGTCAGGCCGAGACCCAGGCCATCGACAAGGCGGCCGAAATCTTCGCTGCGCAGCTCCAGCGCCAGTCGGGTGCGGGCCGCCCCGCCGGTACCGGTCCAGTCGCCACTGACGTCGATCTGCTGCCGGCGGGCTCGGGTCTCCAGGCGCTCGATATGCATGCCGGCCGCGGTCGGCTGCGAACGGAACACCGCCTGCCCGAGCGCGGCATCGTTGAGCCGGAACTCGTCGACATCGATCGCCAGTGGTGGGATTGCCGCCGGATCCAGCGTGTCCTCGAGACCTGGCCCGACCACCGGGGCAGCCGGGTCCTGGACTGCGGCTACCGCAGTCTCCGGCAGGCGCCAATGCACGCGCTCGAAACGACCGGCGATGGTTTCCGAGGCTGCCGCCGGGATCGACAGGCGGCCCTGCAGGCTCTCGCCGCTGGTATCGACCTCGAGCACGCCCGCGGCCGCGGGCGCCACCACCACCCGGGTGTCCGGGAAACTGCCGCCGAGCAGGCGCAGGTCGCTGGCGGTCACGTCGATGCGGCGCAGCGGCATGGTGCCTTCGCCGGTACCGACACGGCTGAGCGCGATCCAGTCCATCGCGTCCAGTTGCCCGGCATGGCCGTTGACCACCAGCCCGTTCACCGGCGGCGGCTCGTCCACGCGAGTCGCGCCGAGGACGATACGCACGCCTGTCGCGTTGTCGCCCGCGCGCGCGCGTACCGCCATGCGCTCTCCCAGCGTGACCCGGATGTCGCCGCTGCCGAGCGGCAGCGGCGTTTCGACCGTGGTCGCCAGTGCCAGGTCGAGCGGCTTGGTCATCGGTGCCGGCAGGTCGAGTCCGGTGCCCGTCAGGTCGGAATCCAGACGCAGCCACGACACCGTCTCCTGTCCGTCGCGGGCTTCGGGCACGTTCACGCCGACGTTCCAGTCCGAACGGCCGGACAGGTACGGCCCGAGCCAGGCCAGATCCGGTACCCGCCTGACCAGTTCGCTGGCCGGCACCGAGGACTGCAGGCCGGCCTCGAACGCATTTCCGGCATTGCGCACATGGCCATCGCCTGCGCGCAGGCTCAACGTGCCCGGCAACCCTTCGTGGCGGACCGACAATGCCTCGGCCTCGAACCCGTTGCGAGAGTAATGCGCCCGCCCGCTGACCTGGTCGAAGGCCAGCTCCCAGCGCGGATCGGCAAGCCGTGCATCGGCGAGATCTACGGTACCGTCGATGCGGAGGCCGTCGCCCTCCTGCAACGGCAGGTGCAGTCCGAAGCCGACCCGCGCCGGGCCGCCGGCCTCGATCGCGGCAAGGTCATCGCCGAGACTGTCGTTGAGCGGACTCTGCCGCAGCAGTTCCAGCAACTGGCTGGCGTCGCCGCGACCGTCGGCCCGGACCTGCAGGCGGCCGCCGTCGTAGTGATCGATTCCGGCCTCGATGCGGCCGATC from Lysobacter alkalisoli harbors:
- the tldD gene encoding metalloprotease TldD, which translates into the protein MTHHLQLAESRLLLPAGLDTGGLERAFGTLLGPGVDFGDLYFQHSRRESWSVEDGIVKDGAHSIEQGVGVRAISGEKTGFAYSDEINGQALIEAASSARAIARDGRVIGAQALSRGGGRSLYAPEDPIDGYANEAKVEALRRVDKLLRAADPRVQQVMVDLSGVIDTVLVARSDGVLAADVRPLVRLNVQVIVEQDGRRESGYAGGGGRYGYAELLESGKPEQFAREALRQALVNLEAIDAPAGMMPVVLGPGWPGVLLHEAVGHGLEGDFNRKGTSTYAGRMGQRVASPGVTIVDDGTLEGRRGSLNIDDEGTPTNCTTLIEDGVLVGYMQDALNARLMGMAPTGNGRRESFAHLPMPRMTNTYMLAGKHDPEEMIRSVKKGLYAVSFGGGQVDITSGKYVFSATEAYLIEDGRITAPVKGATLIGNGPETMQKVKMVGHDLALDEGVGVCGKDGQSVPVGVGQPSLLIDGLTVGGTQA
- the pmbA gene encoding metalloprotease PmbA, whose protein sequence is MSQITTSTDDSQARLDALSELSQRLLDRCRTSGASQAEVSCNEESGLTVGVRMGEVETVEASRDRSVAVTVYFGKRKGSASTADLREESLQATVEQACAIARHTEDDEAAGLADRELMASDIREFDGWHPWAVEHEPQRAIDLALAVEQAGRDFDARIDNSDGASLGTGTSLGVYANSHGFIGRERSSQHSLGCAFIAGKGDAMQRDGWYSIALAAEDLEDPAAIGKRAAERAVSRLAPRQLATGSYPVLFSAEMARSLVGHLLGAVSGGALYRRASFLLDSAGTQLFPDWFAIQERPFMPRGFRSASFDAEGVATRESALVEGGVLQRYILGSYSARRLGLRTTGNAGGVHNLEVAANAGGLDDVLRGMGRGLLVTELMGQGVNSITGDYSRGAAGFWIEDGEAAYPVDGITVAGNLRDMFHAIEAVGSDVDARSHVRTGSILVGAMTVAGEG
- a CDS encoding YhdP family protein, with protein sequence MPTPLRRRLRLARRGAVYTAAIVLVLVAVLLGIASRLLPLAEQHPERIQAWLSERTGRPVAFDRVETDWTRRGPLLKLDNLRIGGDGADGAGAVTVGDAEMLVSIYAGLLPGRALSELRLRGLDLTLERGDDGRWQVRGLPGQERDDGDVLGTLESLGELQVVDGKLAVVAPAFGIDTHIPRIDLRLQVSGELVRAAARAWPRLGGDPLDAVVSFERKSGDGQAYAGARQADLAEWQSLLELAGVQVRSGRGRAEAWAELHGNRITAVTVNAALDGVALASADPDAAGSDDSMVEFNRVEARARWQATAGDWRLDAPVLRIDSDDAPQVLDGLTMVGGRRYGLFADRVDIAPLLEAAALSDRLAPGLREWMREARPQGVVHEIRISGERDGPVQANARIEGIGFQPVRSRPGLSGVAGMFEGDASGFVLRLDRDSPMRFDWPTGFGVVHEVVLDGDVSGWREGDGWKVATGGLRVDGGSFATDVRGGLHWPGDGSRPRIDMAATLDDVQVPVAKGFWVRDQMPESAVEWLDKALEGGIVRDGRAVISGDLDDWPFRGNTGLFEATGRIEQGVVRFQPDWPAVEDLQAEVSFVADGFDVRGSGAIAGVGIGRIEAGIDHYDGGRLQVRADGRGDASQLLELLRQSPLNDSLGDDLAAIEAGGPARVGFGLHLPLQEGDGLRIDGTVDLADARLADPRWELAFDQVSGRAHYSRNGFEAEALSVRHEGLPGTLSLRAGDGHVRNAGNAFEAGLQSSVPASELVRRVPDLAWLGPYLSGRSDWNVGVNVPEARDGQETVSWLRLDSDLTGTGLDLPAPMTKPLDLALATTVETPLPLGSGDIRVTLGERMAVRARAGDNATGVRIVLGATRVDEPPPVNGLVVNGHAGQLDAMDWIALSRVGTGEGTMPLRRIDVTASDLRLLGGSFPDTRVVVAPAAAGVLEVDTSGESLQGRLSIPAAASETIAGRFERVHWRLPETAVAAVQDPAAPVVGPGLEDTLDPAAIPPLAIDVDEFRLNDAALGQAVFRSQPTAAGMHIERLETRARRQQIDVSGDWTGTGGAARTRLALELRSEDFGRLVDGLGLGLTGRIGDGKGKLNFAGTWPGNPAAFSAAALDGRLTVAVRDGQLLEVEPGAGRVLGLLSIAQLPRRLMLDFGDFFNKGFAFNQAGGSVMFDDGQARSDGLLIDGPSAAIAIRGTTDLRGEQFDQTIEVRPKAGNLLTAVGALAGGPMGAAIGAAANVVLEKPLGQVAAKTYRVTGPWKDPKVEVQTREQGRASTVVEVPAG
- the yjgA gene encoding ribosome biogenesis factor YjgA, which encodes MRGIDEESGEYLGPSRSQKRREALDVLELGAKLAELSDAQLDRLPVPESLLPHIRETRRITSHIARKRQLAFLAKQMRREDEETLDALRDALDKDGEAARREVAAMHRVETWRERLLAEGDPALAQLLDEHPAADRQRLRQLVRNALEERKRNKPPRAFRELFRELKTLLTTGESESPNASADDLLADSE